ATCCTGGCTTTTGCAAATCTCCACTGAGTTTGGAGAAATTATGCCTTGCCATCCAACCTCTTTCCTGGAACACAATGTGATTGCTGATGACATACCAGCTGTTCCACTTGACAATGTTTGCTTGTCGTCTCATTTCACTTGAATATTCACTGGTGAGTAAGAACAGAAGTGGAAAGCCTTACTTATCACAGTTTATTATATGTTTCATGCCCATGgtaattacttttataatgcCACTCATGAATAAATTGATCAGATTAGGGTGAATCACCTGACTGGCCAACAGCTATTGGAATGATCCTCCATGTGTGACCTGGTGGAAGTATTACAAAATGTGGCAGGATAGACCTGCCCAGCATCGCAGCAGTTGTTCATTTGTAATGCTGCCTTAAGGAGATAAGAAGATGAGAGCAAATTTTTCCAGCAGCTCAGCCTGCCTTGCCAATAGTTTGGAGGAGGAGTTGCCAGTGGGGCTGGAGACCTATGGGAACCTGGAACTTGTTTTCACAGTGGTGTCAGCCGTGATGATCGGCCTGCCCATGTTCTCCTTGGGATGCTCTGTGGAGATCCAGAGGCTCTGGTCACACATCAGGGGACCCTGGGGAATTGCTGTATGACTGCTCTGCCAATTTGGGCTCATGCCTCTTGCTTCTCTCTTAAGCCAGTCCAAGCTATGGTTATCCTCATCGTGGGGTGCTACCCAGGGGGAACCACCTCGAACATTTTCACCTACTGGGTTGATGGAGATATGGATCTCAGGTAAGTTACACTAGGGAAGCTCAGCTGTCTTCCCCTGATAGCACTctgtctggggtgggggtggggatgggggggacTGACACCTTCACGTTAAAAACTTTGCCAATCTAGGTAGAGATTCCAGTGAGAAACATGTTACAGAGACTTGTTCAGTCCTAGAAGGACTTTCCTTTTCTGAGCTTAGAATTTACTTTGCTGTGATTGTCCTCTGTTTTACTGGCAACCGCTTTTCTGAATAGAGGGGTTTGGTTAATATGCAATAATGAAGGCAGGTCTCCTTCCTCACCCAGTGGCCCTTCCTAGGCATGAACTCATTCTCATTCACACTGATGACTTTAGCAACAGTCCTGGTTGCACAGTCTCCCAGGGCAGAATCCCAGGAAGCTAAGGATACTTGTTGGTAGCTATTGTAGtagtggtggtggcagtggcatAACCAGAATGAGGGCCTCATGGCTCAAATCAGCAAGTGATGCCTGAACACCTACTTTATGAGATAAGTATTTTGGGGAACTGGATAAGGGAGTGGATAGTGGTATGTGATAGATGCATCCTGTTTTGAGTGGCCTATTGAGTTGACTTGGAGAGCAACATAAAGACTTATGACTAAAACTGTTCTTTCTTGTTGCTTTGCAGATGTTTAACATTCATTACTAGAATCTCCCTCCTTTCAGTTAAGCCAGTGACCTTATTTCCAATTATGGTGTAGATAAATACGCCTGGGAAAGATTAAGCTTtatcattcatttacattttaatgagatTGAATTAATCACATGTATTTTGCAGTGCTTGTTTTGATGGGGAAAAAAGGGCATTTGAATAAAGAATAGAGGAGTCACAATTGGAGAAAATGACAGTGGTCTTTCTAGAATCTTTGCTTACTTCCAAAAAACCTCTTTCACATTTTGCCCAGGGAAAGAACTACTTACAAATTTTAATCTTTGTTTGATGTGTATGTCATTTGGTTGAGATTTATTatacagtgaatgaatgaatcagaggTGCTGACTGTGCTGGGAGTTGATGTTACTGAGTCAGCTGCAGATATGGGTTTCTAGTTTCCTGCATGTGCTGCATGTTCAGCATATGGAACTTATTTCACCTATTAATTTTAATGAGTTCATGCCAAGCAGGCCAATAATTAATTTTCATATGGCATATGTTTTTAGTTACCCACTTATCAAAGATTTGAAATGAATCACTTGCAttgctaatttaaaaaacctCCTTAATGTGCACTAattcaaattcagtaaagttgacCATTAATATAATAATTAGGAAATGACAAATATTCTTTACACAAAGTCCACATAACAGTGATAAATTCCAGGGCCTGAAAGttttgggaaagaagaaggaaagacatTTATTAAGTATCCTGATAGTCAGGAGGTTTATgctttcatgtattttctttctctcctttcttgacTCTCAAAATAACCTTGTAAATGACcttttattattctgaattttacagctgagaaaattgTGTGTCAGATCGGTTAAGTATGGTGCCAAATCCTACAAATGAGTATGGCAGAACTCAGATTTAAAGGCACATCTGTTTCTCATCAGTCAGCAATTTAGGGACTTTCTTCAATGCCATTTATTAACACAACTAGATCTTCTGAGTAGGAACATAAATCTTTAAACAGTGTTCTCAAACACTTCTGTTCTAGAAAAGAGAACATTTATTACCTACATCTCTTATTAgccaaaattataataaaaacaccAATTAATAGGAAGTCTATAAAAGATAAATCTCATTTTACTTCCCTTAATTAGCTTTTAACTTTGGTCAAATTATTTAACCTATATGCCTTATTAGTAAAACAGGGTTAAAATTACCTGTTCCTCACAAGGATGTATTTTAAGGGGGAAAGATATATGCAGGATGCCAGGCACAGAGTAGGTATGTAGTAAATATTAGCtactttcccatttttcttaaaattttgattttgagtctcacaaacaaaaacaagcataaaatttaaattttaagaaatgaaattttaaaatggggaCTAAATATTAGATTTTCAAAAGCTTATAGATACAAGAGTAATATATCTTAATTCTCAGTAAAAATTGCAAATAGGAAATTCAGTACTATCGAGTGAAACAATATCCAAGTTCATTATGTTTTTCTGACTTAATTACCAGCAAAGAAAACTTTTAAGCAAAACTCAATAGACAGTCATTGacaaaaattctatttttcatacCAGAAAAAATCCAAGAGCATTTAGTAAAAcgtcttcattttacaaatggggaaatttAGATTTAGCGCTCTTGAGATGAGCACTAAATCTAAGTGTGTTTCTCATGCCTTAACTCCGTGCTTCATTCAATCTACTTGCAGTTCTCCATGTGTTCACACCAACCAAGGTGTTTCAGAATGAACATGTGTGAACCAGTTTCTGCATTCTGAGTATCTGATGCTGACACCAGTCATCCTCCCAGTCACCTGGGCTCATCATCTTAGCAGTCCTGCACCCCCACCCCCTGATTCCCTTCATGCTTCACTTTCTTTAGTTAGTTCTCTGGCTAGTATGTAGCCCACCCTCTTGATGTCACCCATAGCTATTGCTTCCTATCTGTCCACTGCCATCACCTCAGGTCAGACACCACAATTTCTTTCTTGGTCAATTGAAGTATCTTCACAATGTTCTCTTCTACCTTCAATCTCTGCTTCATGGTTTTGTAGTAAGTGGGTAAGGCAGGCTCTGGGGTCAGGCTGCCTGTCTTTATATCCTGACTTGGGACCTCTTTTCTGTAACTGCAAATCATAGTACTTCCTGTATGGTGTTGTGAGGTGAAAAGGAACATTAGTATATGTGTGAAGGCTTCTCAACACCTGCTAAATTGGGTAGAACCTAAGCTGGGTCTAACAAACTCCTGCAAGTTTATTTACCATTAAGCCCTTAAGTACAACTGGTCTTTTGTCAAAATGAGCTAttaactgctcttttttttttaatagattttagttttatttattttggctgcgctgggtcttagttgtggcgtgggaTCTTTGTTACggcatgtgtgtgggatctagttccctgaccaaggattgaacccaggctccctgcattgggagtgcagagtcttacccactggaccaccaggtaagtccctattAACTGTTTTTAAACATACCCAGCActtttccaactttcttttgctCATTGTCCTCACAGCCTGCAATGACAACTGGCCTGATCTGTCTCCTCCAATCATCCTTCAATATAACTGTTCTGGAAAGCAGTTGGCCCACATGTATGAAGAGCCTTAAAATTATCCTGCCCATGGACTGAGCTCTGCTCATCTTTGCAGGGCTCTGTTACATGTCCAGGACTGGCTAAATGTAGACTGATCTCAGATGGCCTCAGCTGGGACAACTGGGCTCTCCTCCATGTGTTCTCTCATTCTCTAGCAGGCTAGCCTAGACCTAACCAAATGACAGTGTCTGGAAAGCTTATAAGGTCTCTTGAGGCCTGAGCTTGAAAGCATTTCATCATAACTTCCACTACATTGCAGTGGCTAACGCAGATTGCAAGGCCAGCCGAGTTACAAGGACTGGAGAAGTAGATTCTGCCTCTCAATGGAATGAACTGCAAAGTCATAATGCAGAGGGCATGGAAAAGTGGGGGTAAAGGAACTGGGGACATTTTTTGCAATGTACTGTACTAAGGATGGACAGAATTCTTGCCTTGGACAGTAGGACATGAAAACTGAGATCTGGCAGTACAGTGTCATAGTTAAGTGCACCAGAAAGTAGATCCATCACTTACTAACTGGGTCATCTCAGTAGGTTATGTAAATTCTCtatgctttagtttcctcactACTAAAATAGGGAGAAACATAAATGGGTTGTTGTAAGGACTGaattagttaatatatataaagtgcttagagtCTTACTGGTACAAAATTCTCTATGAGTTATTATTATAAGGGTCAGGCAAAAGAGCACTGTATCAGGGGTCTGTGTTTTAGTCTCTGCTCAAGGAGCCATGTGCCTTTGAGCAATTTACCTTTCTGGACCtgtgttctcatttgtaaaatcattGGGTTAGACTTTCTGaggtccctttttctttttcttttcttttccattatggtttattacaggatattgaatatagttccctatgccatacagtaggaccttattgtttatccattctacatataatagtttgcatctactaatcccaaactcccaatccatcctcccctgcccacttgccccttggcaatcacaagtctgttctctatgtctgtgagtccgtttctgtttcgtagataagttcatttgtgtcatatgaGGTCCTTTTttatattgtgataaaatatacataacatagcatttaccattttaacatttttaaatgtacagttcagtggcattaaatacattcacattgctgtacaatCATTAcgaccatccatctctagaactttttcatctttccaaattgaaactctgtatccattaaacaataatttctccttctcttcaggCCCTGGCAACAGctattctactttctatttctatgaatttgactgctttAGATATCTCATATTAGTGAAATCATAAAACACttgcccttttgtgtctggcttatttcacttagcataatgtcttcaaagtgCACCTATATTGTAGattgtgtcagaatttcctttctttttaaggctgaataataatccattgtatgtatataagacattttgtttatccattcatccattgatggacacttgggttgtttctacattttggctACTGTAAGTAATGCTGCCATGAATACGGGTGTGCAAATGTCAGTTGGAGTCATTGCtatcagttcttttgggtataaacCAGAAATGGATCTGAGGCTCTTTTAAGTATTTTGTgacaataggaaaagaaaagcaaattataaaatctaagcaccccccctccc
The window above is part of the Tursiops truncatus isolate mTurTru1 chromosome Y unlocalized genomic scaffold, mTurTru1.mat.Y SUPER_Y_unloc_1, whole genome shotgun sequence genome. Proteins encoded here:
- the LOC117310650 gene encoding LOW QUALITY PROTEIN: sodium-dependent organic anion transporter-like (The sequence of the model RefSeq protein was modified relative to this genomic sequence to represent the inferred CDS: inserted 1 base in 1 codon; substituted 1 base at 1 genomic stop codon); the protein is MRANFSSSSACLANSLEEELPVGLETYGNLELVFTVVSAVMIGLPMFSLGCSVEIQRLWSHIRGPWGIAVXLLCQFGLMPXCFSLKPVQAMVILIVGCYPGGTTSNIFTYWVDGDMDLSISMTTCSTVAALRMMPLHLYLYTLSWNLEQNLTISYQNIGVTLVCLTIPVALGVYGNYRWPKQSKIILKAIIVNGEIR